A region of Drosophila suzukii chromosome 2L, CBGP_Dsuzu_IsoJpt1.0, whole genome shotgun sequence DNA encodes the following proteins:
- the Cda5 gene encoding uncharacterized protein Cda5 isoform X10: MHQNKAFLNGNGNCNCHCCGSAAPRPAPPALFDLSLPIVTVTTTRNTCNMEYLSGRLSILWLLGLSLLLFKTGSTEAQSKRASRVTSSRSFGTNVKPTSSNGISFDCPEEFGYYPHPSDCTQYYVCVFGGALLESCTGGLMYSHELQTCDWPRNVGCELVDTSSERGPARSQGQSQTHTQAQHVPSRVRFGAAFSSPGGTQKAPTVAPQYHRSPPQVIQAQVQHIPPPPPELRVPPNPVITSRGQPKPLIESQEDIAKLYAEAQETLPPVEEEESDRQQRVYRGQPSTVSQVQRDRDGIIHQASINAIPQSGKIASYAFGTAYSESLDDDKNELSHNRLDGGRRRKRRDLTVQLTEIALTKPAGIGNFNDSNSSSEVMDPDTTSALPDSSEISNSSNNSKERFEEAAPAVKLRKYSSKISQPKGETAMEFDYEQIANEDGELLDEGEGEDDVATGESKRRPRQLRPISHTSSKWPGQNYRAIDAPHPPQYSQQTGYSFGTYNPYLSPPNPANTQPLYGNHNYNQLTPGYQSYLHQQQQVAPAGPHPQQKPKVVYTGYNLSLPPPPLEDDFRPISGSYYGAAGTGPSSPRPHNIQQQHSNAGDLLPYLIQQLKELKERRKNLQAENFAYFHLDNQPVSPASVSGATSVPTASTAHYSSVDPSRPAQQVTPNGQYSTMGGFYNNQKPDQAPYTVNYPGKLVSHYSIGSDDGQRSTTESNYFQYNIVANQKMKGVLSTAKPSQLGLAAFKVRPPVTPLQVTQSINVVSPPNLAYNRPNSLQQVPFRDFSHLPVGISYATNSTMPESYQTFTKSISTTEAPQGDLPNSKSKLTNFQFNIHEFMANLKASDLSSVNPAVNPLIKYFKQVSSDGNRNSTLRNTLVPRRPVPGSTSSASTTTSTTQTPTTPSSLASKTRFRAKLTVPTPTTPTTTRALKGYENFIKGIQNQLNKQTSSQIPASSTSPSTLRVPTTTTLETVDYYDEDYEEDEDILPPSQMPPYMPMSETMAPPRPELPTAAPFTESPGKARPNFQTGFLEATTTRRPFPNFSQLNQPGAEAGVPSFISFPSDIFQELKQRLPHLPETSTPQISTKVTTTPRSMRPSSNPRPIPSSTAPTTTRVRYTVRPHKRGQQKWMTMSPVQGQKDVKNLTENEPEILGSSKQSNLGGLQLNSIHVGSGEERHRNNNRNRGNAMYANQDRDVLSTPNRGTHPPRTRPTLKPSGTIVSKAQEFVDIYRYPPTRPDPIYPQPTPDKTAAKCRKDVCLLPDCYCGGKDIPGDLPVESIPQIVLLTFDDSVNDLNKQLYTDLFEKGRVNPNGCPITATFYVSHEWTDYSQVQNLYADGHEMASHTVSHSFGEQFSQKKWTREIAGQREILAAYGGVKLSDVRGMRAPFLSVGGNKMYKMLYDSNFTYDSSMPVYENRPPSWPYTLDYKIFHDCMIPPCPTRSYPGVWQVPMVMWQDLNGGRCSMGDACSNPSDADGVTKMIMKNFERHYTTNRAPFGLFYHAAWFTQPHHKEGFIKFLDAINAMQDVWIITNWQALQWVRDPTPTSRINSFQPFQCDYSDRPKRCNNPKVCNLWHKSGVRYMKTCQPCPDIYPWTGKSGIRSSRIDNEVEEPAA; the protein is encoded by the exons GATCCACAGAGGCACAGAGCAAACGAGCCTCACGCGTCACCAGTTCCCGTAGCTTTGGCACGAACGTCAAGCCCACAAGCTCCAATGGCATTAGCTTCGACTGCCCCGAGGAGTTCGGATACTACCCGCACCCCTCGGACTGCACCCAATACTACGTGTGCGTCTTCGGAGGAGCGCTGCTCGAGAGCTGCACTGGCGGCCTCATGTACTCGCACGAGCTGCAGACCTGCGATTGGCCCCGGAACGTGGGCTGCGAGTTGGTGGACACTTCATCGGAGCGCGGTCCCGCACGTAGCCAGGGCCAGAGCCAAACGCACACCCAGGCGCAGCATGTTCCCAGTAGAGTGCGCTTTGGAGCCGCTTTCAGCAGCCCTGGCGGCACTCAGAAGGCGCCCACTGTGGCCCCACAGTACCACCGCTCTCCGCCACAGGTCATCCAGGCGCAGGTGCAACACATACCTCCTCCGCCACCGGAGCTGCGAGTGCCACCCAACCCGGTGATCACGTCGCGGGGTCAACCAAAACCACTGATCGAGTCCCAGGAGGACATTGCGAAG CTGTATGCCGAAGCGCAAGAGACTTTGCCGCCTGTAGAAGAAGAGGAGTCCGATCGTCAGCAGAGAGTGTACCGCGGCCAACCTAGTACCGTCAGTCAAGTGCAGCGCGACCGCGATGGTATTATTCACCAGGCCAGTATCAATGCCATTCCTCAATCTGGCAAAATCGCATCGTACGCTTTTGGAACGGCCTACAG CGAAAGCTTGGACGACGACAAAAACGAACTGTCCCATAACCGACTCGATGGAGGTAGGCGACGCAAACGTCGCGATCTTACCGTGCAACTCACGGAAATTGCGCTCACAAAGCCTGCAGGAATAGGTAATTTTAACGACTCTAATAGTTCGAGCGAAGTGATGGATCCCGATACCACTAGCGCACTTCCAGATAGTAGTGAAATCTCAAATAGCTCAAACAATTCAAAAGAACGCTTCGAAGAGGCCGCTCCGGCTGTTAAGCTACGTAAATACTCTTCAAAGATCAGTCAACCTAAAGGCGAAACCGCCATGGAGTTCGACTACGAGCAGATTGCTAATGAAGACGGGGAGTTGTTGGACGAAGGGGAAGGCGAGGATGATGTAGCCACGGGGGAGTCAAAGAGACGACCCCGTCAATTGCGACCCATTTCACATACCTCTTCCAAATGGCCGGGACAAAATTACCGTGCTATCGACGCACCCCATCCCCCACAGTACTCGCAGCAAACAGGATACAGCTTTGGAACTTACAATCCGTATCTCTCGCCTCCCAACCCTGCCAATACACAACCGTTATACGGCAACCACAATTACAATCAGTTAACTCCTGGCTACCAATCCTACCtgcaccagcaacagcaagtTGCTCCCGCTGGTCCACACCCCCAGCAAAAGCCTAAAGTGGTGTACACTGGCTACAATCTGTCGTTGCCTCCGCCGCCGCTGGAGGACGATTTTCGGCCAATTTCTGGCAGCTACTACGGTGCGGCCGGCACAGGCCCAAGCAGTCCGCGGCCCCACAATATCCAGCAGCAGCACTCAAACGCGGGTGACCTTCTCCCCTACCTTATACAACAGCTGAAGGAGCTAAAAGAGCGGCGCAAGAATCTGCAGGCGGAAAACTTTGCCTACTTCCATCTGGACAATCAGCCGGTAAGCCCGGCCTCCGTTTCAGGAGCCACTTCCGTGCCCACAGCCAGCACCGCCCACTATTCCTCAGTTGATCCGTCAAGGCCCGCACAACAGGTTACTCCAAATGGTCAGTACAGCACCATGGGCGGATTCTATAACAACCAGAAACCGGACCAGGCCCCCTACACTGTTAACTATCCCGGCAAGTTGGTCTCCCACTACAGCATTGGTTCTGATGATGGACAGCGTAGCACGACGGAGAGCAACTACTTTCAGTATAACATCGTAGCCAACCAGAAGATGAAGGGTGTCCTTAGCACCGCCAAGCCTAGCCAGCTCGGGCTCGCTGCCTTCAAAGTTAGGCCTCCCGTTACGCCGCTGCAGGTGACTCAGAGCATTAATGTAGTATCACCCCCAAATCTGGCGTACAACAGACCCAATAGTCTGCAGCAGGTTCCGTTTCGTGACTTCTCGCACCTTCCCGTAGGAATTAGTTACGCCACCAACAGCACTATGCCAGAATCCTACCAGACCTTCACCAAGTCAATCAGCACCACAGAGGCGCCGCAGGGCGATCTTCCCAATAGCAAGTCGAAGCTGACCAACTTTCAGTTCAATATCCATGAGTTTATGGCTAACCTTAAGGCCAGCGATCTGTCTAGTGTCAACCCGGCCGTAAATCCGTTGATAAAATACTTCAAGCAAGTCAGTAGCGACGGAAATAGAAATAGCACCTTGCGCAATACGCTGGTGCCTCGACGTCCTGTACCAGGAAGTACAAGTTCAGCTAGCACCACAACCTCGACCACCCAGACTCCGACCACGCCAAGTTCTTTGGCGTCCAAAACTCGCTTCAGAGCCAAGTTGACAGTGCCTACGCCTACCACACCAACCACAACGAGGGCTCTGAAGGGGTACGAAAATTTCATCAAGGGCATACAGAACCAACTCAACAAGCAGACCTCTAGCCAAATTCCCGCCTCCAGCACTTCCCCAAGCACTCTGCGAGTGCCGACCACCACGACTCTCGAAACCGTCGACTATTATGACGAAGATTACGAAGAGGATGAGGACATACTGCCTCCGTCTCAAATGCCTCCTTATATGCCCATGTCCGAGACCATGGCCCCTCCCCGCCCCGAACTGCCTACAGCGGCACCCTTCACCGAGTCTCCAGGAAAAGCGAGACCAAACTTCCAGACAGGATTCCTGGAGGCTACGACTACACGCCGTCCGTTTCCTAACTTCTCGCAGCTAAACCAACCAGGTGCCGAGGCCGGCGTGCCTTCCTTTATTAGCTTTCCCAGCGATATTTTCCAAGAGCTGAAGCAGCGGTTGCCTCATCTTCCCGAAACCAGCACCCCACAAATCAGTACCAAGGTAACCACGACTCCACGCAGCATGCGTCCGTCTTCCAATCCGAGGCCAATCCCCTCCAGTACGGCGCCGACAACGACTCGAGTGCGTTACACAGTGCGGCCGCATAAGCGAGGACAACAGAAGTGGATGACGATGTCACCGGTCCAGGGACAAAAGGATGTAAAGAACCTTACCGAGAATGAACCCGAAATCTTAGGCTCTAGCAAGCAGAGTAACCTGGGCGGCCTGCAACTAAATTCCATACATGTGGGCTCAGGCGAAGAACGACACAG AAACAACAATAGAAACCGGGGAAATGCGATGTACGCCAATCAGGATCGAGACGTACTTTCTACGCCGAATCGTGGAACTCACCCACC aCGAACACGACCCACACTCAAGCCATCGGGCACGATCGTGTCAAAGGCCCAAGAGTTTGTCGATATATACCGGTACCCACCGACTCGCCCCGACCCAATATACCCACAGCCCACGCCCGATAAAACGGCAGCCAAGTGCCGGAAGGACGTATGCCTGTTACCAGATTGTTATTGCGGAGGCAAGGATATACCTG GCGATCTACCCGTTGAAAGCATACCTCAGATCGTTCTATTGACTTTTGATGATTCGGTGAATGACCTAAACAAGCAGTTGTACACGGACCTCTTCGAAAAAGGTCGCGTCAATCCCAACGGCTGCCCAATAACAGCCACTTTTTACGTCTCCCACGAATGGACTGACTACAGTCAGGTTCAGAATCTTTACGCCGATGGACATGAAATGGCCTCGCATACAGTTTC CCACAGCTTTGGCGAGCAGTTCTCGCAGAAAAAATGGACTCGTGAAATTGCCGGGCAGCGGGAGATCCTTGCTGCTTACGGCGGTGTCAAGCTATCTGATGTACGAGGCATGCGCGCACCTTTCCTCTCGGTCGGCGGTaacaaaatgtacaaaatgCTATACGACTCAAACTTCACCTACGACTCCTCCATGCCTGTCTACGAGAACCGACCACCTTCCTGGCCCTACACCCTGGATTACAAGATATTCCACGACTGTATGATTCCGCCCTGCCCAACCCGCTCTTACCCCGGGGTATGGCAAGTACCTATGGTCATGTGGCAGGATCTAAACGGAGGCCGCTGCTCGATGGGCGATGCATGTTCGAACCCGAGCGATGCAGATGGAGTAACCAAGATGATTATGAAAAATTTTGAACGTCATTACACCACGAACAG agCACCTTTCGGTCTGTTTTATCACGCTGCGTGGTTTACCCAGCCCCATCACAAGGAAGGATTCATTAAATTCCTGGACGCCATCAATGCCATGCAGGACGTGTGGATTATAACCAACTGGCAGGCGCTGCAATGGGTCAGAGACCCCACACCAACATCTCGCATTAATTCATTCCAGCCGTTCCAGTGCGACTATTCG GATCGGCCCAAACGCTGCAACAATCCGAAAGTATGTAACCTGTGGCACAAGTCTGGCGTCCGATACATGAAAACATGTCAGCCATGCCCTGACATTTACCCCTGGACTGGAAAATCCGGAATTCGATCTTCCCGCATCGATAATGAAGTTGAAGAACCGGCGGCGTAA
- the Cda5 gene encoding uncharacterized protein Cda5 isoform X12, which translates to MHQNKAFLNGNGNCNCHCCGSAAPRPAPPALFDLSLPIVTVTTTRNTCNMEYLSGRLSILWLLGLSLLLFKTGSTEAQSKRASRVTSSRSFGTNVKPTSSNGISFDCPEEFGYYPHPSDCTQYYVCVFGGALLESCTGGLMYSHELQTCDWPRNVGCELVDTSSERGPARSQGQSQTHTQAQHVPSRVRFGAAFSSPGGTQKAPTVAPQYHRSPPQVIQAQVQHIPPPPPELRVPPNPVITSRGQPKPLIESQEDIAKLYAEAQETLPPVEEEESDRQQRVYRGQPSTVSQVQRDRDGIIHQASINAIPQSGKIASYAFGTAYRVESSSPSSLGAPPPANVFVQPTPQAPSPQLEPNRNYYNASIFNHGGGYQPPQQQQQQQQQQLQPTPFQQATPQQQHQLQPQASPHPYDSSYYSVYDDDIDLYRDIEYQQQQQQDQQQPSVPQYQPTVRQQQPHSTYRPLELSATPTPPQKSSYSNQQTLAYSSDYDEDINAQIEQENLYDQPTRSPQRAEQVAIQRLDTRPSPSTTLSPTTPATRPDVLTYYDTVTTPNAPEHGPADYSYSSSAEYAFGSAEDYDLSERTLTRAKSTARTYTDDYDLIANVVGPTSKSTMAPPTRTQNTKSTSALSRNPSKSSITNTKILEVTKSTTTTTTSTTTTTPFPSTTTTKLARNNNRNRGNAMYANQDRDVLSTPNRGTHPPRTRPTLKPSGTIVSKAQEFVDIYRYPPTRPDPIYPQPTPDKTAAKCRKDVCLLPDCYCGGKDIPGDLPVESIPQIVLLTFDDSVNDLNKQLYTDLFEKGRVNPNGCPITATFYVSHEWTDYSQVQNLYADGHEMASHTVSHSFGEQFSQKKWTREIAGQREILAAYGGVKLSDVRGMRAPFLSVGGNKMYKMLYDSNFTYDSSMPVYENRPPSWPYTLDYKIFHDCMIPPCPTRSYPGVWQVPMVMWQDLNGGRCSMGDACSNPSDADGVTKMIMKNFERHYTTNRAPFGLFYHAAWFTQPHHKEGFIKFLDAINAMQDVWIITNWQALQWVRDPTPTSRINSFQPFQCDYSDRPKRCNNPKVCNLWHKSGVRYMKTCQPCPDIYPWTGKSGIRSSRIDNEVEEPAA; encoded by the exons GATCCACAGAGGCACAGAGCAAACGAGCCTCACGCGTCACCAGTTCCCGTAGCTTTGGCACGAACGTCAAGCCCACAAGCTCCAATGGCATTAGCTTCGACTGCCCCGAGGAGTTCGGATACTACCCGCACCCCTCGGACTGCACCCAATACTACGTGTGCGTCTTCGGAGGAGCGCTGCTCGAGAGCTGCACTGGCGGCCTCATGTACTCGCACGAGCTGCAGACCTGCGATTGGCCCCGGAACGTGGGCTGCGAGTTGGTGGACACTTCATCGGAGCGCGGTCCCGCACGTAGCCAGGGCCAGAGCCAAACGCACACCCAGGCGCAGCATGTTCCCAGTAGAGTGCGCTTTGGAGCCGCTTTCAGCAGCCCTGGCGGCACTCAGAAGGCGCCCACTGTGGCCCCACAGTACCACCGCTCTCCGCCACAGGTCATCCAGGCGCAGGTGCAACACATACCTCCTCCGCCACCGGAGCTGCGAGTGCCACCCAACCCGGTGATCACGTCGCGGGGTCAACCAAAACCACTGATCGAGTCCCAGGAGGACATTGCGAAG CTGTATGCCGAAGCGCAAGAGACTTTGCCGCCTGTAGAAGAAGAGGAGTCCGATCGTCAGCAGAGAGTGTACCGCGGCCAACCTAGTACCGTCAGTCAAGTGCAGCGCGACCGCGATGGTATTATTCACCAGGCCAGTATCAATGCCATTCCTCAATCTGGCAAAATCGCATCGTACGCTTTTGGAACGGCCTACAG AGTTGAGTCATCCTCCCCGTCATCGCTAGGGGCGCCGCCACCCGCTAATGTATTTGTACAGCCCACGCCACAAGCTCCATCGCCACAGTTAGAACCCAATCGTAACTACTACAATGCATCCATATTTAATCATGGGGGCGGCTACcaaccaccgcagcagcaacagcagcagcaacaacaacaactacagccAACACCATTTCAACAAGCGACAccgcaacaacaacatcagctgcAGCCACAAGCCTCACCACATCCCTATGACTCATCCTATTATTCTGTTTACGACGACGATATCGATTTGTATAGGGATATAGAataccaacagcagcagcaacaggacCAGCAGCAGCCATCTGTCCCCCAGTACCAACCAACAGTGCGCCAACAGCAGCCGCACTCAACCTACCGCCCCTTAGAGCTCTCGGCTACACCGACACCCCCACAGAAGTCATCTTACAGCAACCAGCAGACTTTGGCCTACTCCTCAGACTACGATGAGGACATTAATGCGCAG ATCGAACAGGAAAATTTGTACGATCAGCCCACACGTTCACCGCAGAG GGCGGAACAGGTGGCCATACAAAGGCTGGATACTCGACCCAGTCCTTCGACAACCCTATCCCCGACGACGCCCGCCACCCGTCCGGATGTTCTCACCTATTATGACACTGTGACCACCCCCAACGCCCCGGAACATGGGCCAGCCGACTACAGCTACTCCAGTTCCGCAGAGTATGCTTTCGGGTCGGCAGAGGACTACGACCTGAGCGAGCGCACACTGACTCGAGCCAAGTCCACTGCACGCACCTACACGGATGACTATGATCTGATCGCCAATGTTGTGGGTCCTACCAGCAAGAGCACAATGGCGCCACCAACACGAACCCAGAACACAAAATCAACTTCGGCACTAAGCAGGAACCCGTCCAAGAGTTCCATCACCAACACAAAAATTCTTGAGGTCACAAAgtccacaacaacaacaacaacatcaactACAACCACGACACCATTCCCatcgacaacaacaacaaaactaGCAAG AAACAACAATAGAAACCGGGGAAATGCGATGTACGCCAATCAGGATCGAGACGTACTTTCTACGCCGAATCGTGGAACTCACCCACC aCGAACACGACCCACACTCAAGCCATCGGGCACGATCGTGTCAAAGGCCCAAGAGTTTGTCGATATATACCGGTACCCACCGACTCGCCCCGACCCAATATACCCACAGCCCACGCCCGATAAAACGGCAGCCAAGTGCCGGAAGGACGTATGCCTGTTACCAGATTGTTATTGCGGAGGCAAGGATATACCTG GCGATCTACCCGTTGAAAGCATACCTCAGATCGTTCTATTGACTTTTGATGATTCGGTGAATGACCTAAACAAGCAGTTGTACACGGACCTCTTCGAAAAAGGTCGCGTCAATCCCAACGGCTGCCCAATAACAGCCACTTTTTACGTCTCCCACGAATGGACTGACTACAGTCAGGTTCAGAATCTTTACGCCGATGGACATGAAATGGCCTCGCATACAGTTTC CCACAGCTTTGGCGAGCAGTTCTCGCAGAAAAAATGGACTCGTGAAATTGCCGGGCAGCGGGAGATCCTTGCTGCTTACGGCGGTGTCAAGCTATCTGATGTACGAGGCATGCGCGCACCTTTCCTCTCGGTCGGCGGTaacaaaatgtacaaaatgCTATACGACTCAAACTTCACCTACGACTCCTCCATGCCTGTCTACGAGAACCGACCACCTTCCTGGCCCTACACCCTGGATTACAAGATATTCCACGACTGTATGATTCCGCCCTGCCCAACCCGCTCTTACCCCGGGGTATGGCAAGTACCTATGGTCATGTGGCAGGATCTAAACGGAGGCCGCTGCTCGATGGGCGATGCATGTTCGAACCCGAGCGATGCAGATGGAGTAACCAAGATGATTATGAAAAATTTTGAACGTCATTACACCACGAACAG agCACCTTTCGGTCTGTTTTATCACGCTGCGTGGTTTACCCAGCCCCATCACAAGGAAGGATTCATTAAATTCCTGGACGCCATCAATGCCATGCAGGACGTGTGGATTATAACCAACTGGCAGGCGCTGCAATGGGTCAGAGACCCCACACCAACATCTCGCATTAATTCATTCCAGCCGTTCCAGTGCGACTATTCG GATCGGCCCAAACGCTGCAACAATCCGAAAGTATGTAACCTGTGGCACAAGTCTGGCGTCCGATACATGAAAACATGTCAGCCATGCCCTGACATTTACCCCTGGACTGGAAAATCCGGAATTCGATCTTCCCGCATCGATAATGAAGTTGAAGAACCGGCGGCGTAA